The DNA region TGAAAAAGCCTGTGAGGTTAACAGCGCCATCGACAACGCGGAAGTCAACTTCCATGACTTGTCTAGCTACGCGACGCAAGCCGAGGACAAAAACCCGATGGTAAATGTCATCAAAGTACCACTTATTGAGGGATAACTCATAAAGTGGTTGGATTTTAGCAGCGATCGCAGCCGGGTCAATTTTACGGCGCAAATACATCAGCGAAGCCAGGGTAATCGCAATCAAAGAAATTCCGACTGAGGCACCCGCCATGATGTAGAATTCCGTCGGATTGAACTCGGCAGCCTTTTCTATAACTTCGGAGAGGGTTTCACTAGGAGGAAAGATAAACTCTTCAAAATAATTGGCGTAGGGAGTTCCCACCAAACCAATCAAAATCGAAGGCACAGCCAACAGTGCCAACGGCAGCGTCATCGTCCACGGCGATTCGTGGGGGGAGTCGCTGTGATGCCCGTGGGAGTCATGGGAATCATGCTGCTGACTAGTTGCCGCCAATTCTCCTTTCTTCATCGCCCCAGGCCCAAAATTCGGGACTGGTTCTTCTGACTCTAATTCCAGGACAATTGTCGCCGCAGCTCTCTTGAGTTTTTCCTTAATTTTCTCGTCATTACCCCGGAATTTGCCTTCAAATGTCGAGAAATACATTCTAAACATATAGAAAGCTGTAATCCCGGCTGTTAGCCAGCCGATAAACCAGAGGAGTGGATTAGCTTCAAAAGCCTTCCCTAAAATTTCATCTTTTGACCAGAAACCAGCAAAGGGTGGAATACCAGAAATTGCCAAGCAACCAATCAAAAAGGTAGTTGCTGTGACGGGCATATACTTTCGCAGTCCACCCATCAAACGCATATCTTGCGCTAAAGCGGGGTCGTGTCCAACGACACCTTCCATACCATGAATTACAGAACCTGAACCCAAGAACAGCATCGCCTTGAAATAGGCGTGGGTCATTAGGTGGAATAGTCCAGCACTGTAGGAACCTATTCCCATTGCCATCACCATGTAACCAAGTTGGGAAATGGTGGAGTAAGCCAAGCCTTTTTTAATGTCGTTTTGGGTAATGGCAATGGTTGCCCCCAAAAACGCCGTAAACGCCCCAGTAAAGGCAATGACATTCATTGCGGCTGGAACGTCTTCAAATACTGGATACATCCGGGCAATTAGGAAAACACCAGCCGCCACCATTGTTGCCGCGTGAATCAAGGCAGAAATGGGGGTGGGGCCTTCCATCGCATCTGGTAGCCAGACGTGGAGGGGGAATTGGGCTGATTTTGCAACTGGGCCTAAGAAAACTAAAATCGCAAACAGGACAGCGAGAAAATTGCTGATAGAACCTGATTCGACAAGTTGGGCGAGGCGATCGCCCATGATATTAAAATCAAAGCTTCCTGTTGCCCAGAACAGCCCTAAAATGCCGAGTAATAGACCAAAGTCGCCCACGCGGTTGGTCACAAACGCTTTTTGAGCGGCATCTGCTGCTGACTTGCGATCGTACCAAAAACCGACCAGCAAGTAGGAACACATCCCGACCAGTTCCCAGAATATATAAATCTGTACTAGGTTGGGGCTGACCACCAGACCTAACATTGAAGAGCCAAACAAACTGAGATAGGCGTAAAACCGCACGTAACCGGGATCGTGAGCCATGTAGCCATCGGTGTAAACCATGACTAACAACGCTACCGTTGTTACAATCACCAGCATTAGGGCTGTCAGGTGGTCAATAGTGTAGCCCATGCTCAGGTGGAAATTACCTGCTGCCGCCCATTCAAAGGTGCGAATATAAGCTGGGTGTCCTTGAATTTGACTCCAGAGCAAGGCAAGCGACAGCGCCATAGCTGCTCCCATCATGGAGATAATCACCACAGCATTAAGCTGGCGGAGGCGGTTTGTCACCTGATTCAACGAGATTAACCCTAGACCGACCAGCATTGCCCCAAGAAGAGGGAACACCGGAATCAGCCAGGCATACTGATAGATTACTTCCATCACTGACGCCTACTTTTAAAATTCTTGATTAGCGTGTCCAAACTGTTAATAATTGTGACACACACCCTTTAGGATAAAATAACCCACCCAAGACTGAGTTGGGTGGGGTGTTAAGCATGGTTTTAGATTTGGTCATTAGTCTTTAGTCATTAGTCATTAGTCATTGGTCATTGGTCATTAGTTTTTAGCCCCATGCCCCATGCCCAATACCCAATATCCATCAGGCTGACCGACACTCTAAGTCCACTGTTTTTGAACTTTTGTAAATTTTAGAGCTACTGGCGTACCTAGCTTTAATCTCTTCTAAAGCTAGACGTAAATCTTCTCTACCGCGAAAGCATTCCAAGCGATGGCGAATAGTGCCATTTTCTATCAATAGTAAAGTAGGTAGTGATTTGAGCCTATAAGTATTAGACAGTTTAAAATTTTGATCGGCGTTAACCCCAACTAATTTAATTTCTTCCCCACATTGGGCTTGAAATTGCAATAACAGTGGGTGAATAATCCGACACAAGCCACACCAAGGTGCTTCAAAATTAACTAAAACAGGAATAGGTGATTCTAAAACTTCTTGAGTAAATGTCCGCTCACTAACCGACAACACCATGACGCCTCTTGGATTATAAGGTTTTTATATTAAACTACCTATCAGCATTGAAGTGAAAGATTGGCAAGTCAGTAACTGCCGATAGATGCTTTCAGGAACCAAATCTCAGGACACAGCATAAATTAAGCAAAAATTGAGCGCGTTGATGTGTCTCTGACAAAAAAGCCACCGTGGAAGTCGCACTGGCTTTTTTGGACGTTAGGCTCCTGATTGCCGTGGCCATCTGGGGATTTGACTGAATCTGCCATTTTTTCCCAAGGAAAGGTAACTGACTAACAACTACCAATTTAAAATCTTAACTCGACTCAGACCACCCCCATCTGTAGATGTTTGAACTTATCGTACATTGATTTAGGGCAATTGATAAGCTGAAATCCTCATCTATTTTGGATTTTATGCTGACACTGGGGATCGCTTAGATTTCCCATCTTATCTTACTAGTTGCTTCCAGCAACAGAGGGTGCGACAACCAAAGCAAAGCTATGAAAATGGCAACTCCCAAATAAGAAGGACGAAGAAATTCGTGCCATTTGATAGATTGACGCCCGTCGATAATTGCTTTAAAGGGAATAATTGAAGTTCGTTGTTTGGCAATTTCAAAGGCTTCCCCATAGCGATCGCTTAAACGGCGATCGCCGTGCCAAACTCCAAACAAGTGATGCAACACCAATCCAATGGAAGTCACAAGTGTAAAGGTAGTACCCAGCCACAGAGTATGGGCAACACACCAAATTATTTGTCCTACCATCTGGGGATGACGGGTAATCCGAATAATTCCTGTTTCATACAGATGAACTTGGGGCTTTTGAATGGCAGCAATTTCTAGTAGATTGAAGGTAGCAGGATATAAAAATAAAAACGAGATAGCTGACAGCAGCCAAACAAATTCTCGCACTCCTGGTACTCCTTGTACCTGCCAAAGTTGCAAACCATCATATCGATGCCCAAAAAAGTAAATAATTAATATTACAGCCAACGGTAGGCTGACTAATGCAAAGAGAACGCGATAAAGCCTTGGGCCAATATATTTTTCGGCCTTTGGACGCAAAGCAGCGCCTCCACTGTGAGCGATCGCAAAAACTATTTGTAGCCCCAGCATGACAAAATGACTGGGTGTCAACCAAGAAATCAACAGCATATACACGTGAAATAATTTAAAGAAAATGGAACTCAGTACAACCAATACCACAAAGTATTCAAAGGGAGACTTTAGTCAAGATGTTGTGCTACTGTCTTTTTCGAGTCAAGTGTTCAAGTTTAATATGCAACAAATCATACCTGGCTGATTGTTGCCAAAGCTGATTTGTTGTGTGCATCCGCTCCTTTCAAAGTTTGTGGTTTGAGCCTTATGTCTGACCTTCCTTTCACTTTAGATCAGTTACGTATTTTAAAAGCGATCGCACAAGAAGGAAGCTTCAAGCGCGCCGCTGATAGTCTTTATGTTTCGCAACCTGCCGTCAGCTTGCAAGTGCAAAATCTGGAACGGCAGCTAGATGTCCCCCTATTTGATCGGGGAGGACGACGCGCCCAATTAACCGAAGCAGGACATCTACTCCTAAGTTACGGTGAAAAAATCCTCAGTCTGTGTCAGGAAACCTGCCGCGCCATCGAGGATTTACAAAATCTCCAAGGCGGTACTTTAATTGTTGGTGCTTCTCAAACCACCGGCACTTATCTTT from Nostoc commune NIES-4072 includes:
- a CDS encoding NAD(P)H-quinone oxidoreductase subunit 5, giving the protein MEVIYQYAWLIPVFPLLGAMLVGLGLISLNQVTNRLRQLNAVVIISMMGAAMALSLALLWSQIQGHPAYIRTFEWAAAGNFHLSMGYTIDHLTALMLVIVTTVALLVMVYTDGYMAHDPGYVRFYAYLSLFGSSMLGLVVSPNLVQIYIFWELVGMCSYLLVGFWYDRKSAADAAQKAFVTNRVGDFGLLLGILGLFWATGSFDFNIMGDRLAQLVESGSISNFLAVLFAILVFLGPVAKSAQFPLHVWLPDAMEGPTPISALIHAATMVAAGVFLIARMYPVFEDVPAAMNVIAFTGAFTAFLGATIAITQNDIKKGLAYSTISQLGYMVMAMGIGSYSAGLFHLMTHAYFKAMLFLGSGSVIHGMEGVVGHDPALAQDMRLMGGLRKYMPVTATTFLIGCLAISGIPPFAGFWSKDEILGKAFEANPLLWFIGWLTAGITAFYMFRMYFSTFEGKFRGNDEKIKEKLKRAAATIVLELESEEPVPNFGPGAMKKGELAATSQQHDSHDSHGHHSDSPHESPWTMTLPLALLAVPSILIGLVGTPYANYFEEFIFPPSETLSEVIEKAAEFNPTEFYIMAGASVGISLIAITLASLMYLRRKIDPAAIAAKIQPLYELSLNKWYFDDIYHRVFVLGLRRVARQVMEVDFRVVDGAVNLTGFFTLVSGEGLKYLENGRAQFYALIVFGAVLGLVIVFGVT
- a CDS encoding thioredoxin family protein: MVLSVSERTFTQEVLESPIPVLVNFEAPWCGLCRIIHPLLLQFQAQCGEEIKLVGVNADQNFKLSNTYRLKSLPTLLLIENGTIRHRLECFRGREDLRLALEEIKARYASSSKIYKSSKTVDLECRSA
- a CDS encoding NnrU family protein — translated: MLLISWLTPSHFVMLGLQIVFAIAHSGGAALRPKAEKYIGPRLYRVLFALVSLPLAVILIIYFFGHRYDGLQLWQVQGVPGVREFVWLLSAISFLFLYPATFNLLEIAAIQKPQVHLYETGIIRITRHPQMVGQIIWCVAHTLWLGTTFTLVTSIGLVLHHLFGVWHGDRRLSDRYGEAFEIAKQRTSIIPFKAIIDGRQSIKWHEFLRPSYLGVAIFIALLWLSHPLLLEATSKIRWEI